A window of Haliscomenobacter hydrossis DSM 1100 contains these coding sequences:
- a CDS encoding SDR family NAD(P)-dependent oxidoreductase: MDQGLKALPGIKLFDLSGKTAIVTGGSKGLGLAMAAGLASAGANILLVNRNEAEGIQAAAELAQAFSIRADSFAADVTKQAQTEAMAQKAMDTFGRIDILINSAGINIRGAIDELNLEDFNQVMAVNVTGTWLCSKAVVPHMKKAGTGSIINLASTLGLVGLANRTPYTSSKGAVVQMTRALGLELAPFNIKVNAICPGPFLTEMNLPIADTEEGKKFVVGATALGRWAEMKEIQGAAIFLASEAASYMVGSMVTVDGGWTAR; the protein is encoded by the coding sequence ATGGATCAAGGATTAAAAGCACTTCCCGGCATAAAATTATTTGACCTCAGTGGCAAAACGGCCATCGTCACGGGTGGATCAAAAGGGCTCGGCCTGGCCATGGCCGCAGGTTTGGCCTCGGCTGGTGCCAACATCCTGCTGGTCAATCGCAACGAGGCAGAAGGCATCCAGGCTGCCGCCGAATTGGCGCAAGCCTTTTCCATTCGAGCCGACTCTTTTGCCGCAGATGTGACCAAGCAGGCACAAACCGAAGCCATGGCGCAAAAAGCGATGGACACCTTCGGTCGCATCGACATTTTGATCAACAGCGCGGGCATCAACATCCGCGGCGCAATTGATGAATTGAATCTGGAGGATTTTAACCAGGTCATGGCCGTGAACGTGACGGGCACCTGGTTGTGCTCCAAAGCGGTGGTTCCACACATGAAAAAAGCGGGTACAGGGAGCATCATCAATTTGGCCAGTACCCTTGGCTTAGTGGGCCTCGCCAATCGTACGCCCTACACCTCCAGCAAGGGCGCCGTGGTGCAAATGACTCGTGCGCTGGGCCTAGAATTGGCACCTTTCAACATCAAGGTAAACGCCATTTGCCCAGGGCCGTTTTTAACTGAAATGAACCTGCCCATCGCGGATACGGAAGAGGGCAAAAAGTTTGTCGTAGGTGCCACAGCCTTGGGGCGCTGGGCGGAAATGAAGGAAATTCAGGGTGCAGCGATTTTTTTGGCGAGTGAAGCGGCGAGTTATATGGTCGGGAGTATGGTTACGGTGGATGGGGGCTGGACGGCGCGGTGA
- a CDS encoding IS110 family transposase codes for MAKESASAKFSIVHPQAAGIDVGSRFHWVSVGQEAGESKQFGVFTKDLHALCQWLVSLGIRTVAMESTGFYWKQLFVMLQSYGMEVYLVNASFTKNIQGRKPSDLSDSQWIWKMHSVGLLPASFQPDSFTEELRTYVRHRNRLIEGAAQCVNRMQKCLTLMNLQLPIVVSDISGKSGKAIIEAILNGERDGSKLAQLADYRLKADKATLSEALTGFWRADHLFELDQHWKMYHHYQEHLAQCDQKIEEVLQSRVQVTGQAELAYDQKKSRGKNDPSFQLATYAYQLSDGVDLLQVDGVGLNLILTLLSEVGLDLTQFPSAKHFTSWLCLCPNKKVSGGKVLSSSTRKNKSRLRKAFKQTAIGVCRKKDCVLAHFYRKMAAKHGKGTAITATARKIAVIVYHMLQKKEAYQPQQLEDYQQKVRTQKIKQIQRTIRNLEVHEHELVFA; via the coding sequence ATGGCAAAAGAATCAGCCAGTGCCAAGTTTTCGATTGTTCATCCACAGGCAGCGGGAATAGATGTAGGCAGCCGCTTTCATTGGGTAAGCGTAGGGCAAGAGGCAGGAGAAAGTAAACAGTTTGGGGTGTTTACTAAGGACTTGCATGCTTTATGCCAATGGCTAGTTTCCCTTGGGATCAGAACGGTAGCGATGGAAAGTACCGGGTTTTACTGGAAGCAGCTATTTGTAATGTTACAGTCTTATGGAATGGAAGTCTACCTGGTCAATGCCTCCTTTACCAAGAATATCCAAGGAAGAAAACCCTCTGATCTGTCGGATAGTCAATGGATATGGAAAATGCACAGTGTTGGCTTATTACCGGCCAGTTTTCAACCTGATTCTTTCACCGAAGAGTTACGTACGTATGTTCGTCATCGCAATCGACTCATTGAAGGCGCAGCTCAATGTGTCAATCGGATGCAGAAATGCCTCACTTTAATGAATCTCCAATTACCCATTGTGGTAAGCGACATAAGTGGTAAAAGCGGAAAGGCCATCATTGAAGCTATTCTCAATGGGGAACGCGATGGATCGAAATTGGCTCAACTGGCCGATTACCGACTCAAAGCGGATAAAGCCACCCTTAGCGAGGCTTTAACTGGTTTTTGGCGGGCTGACCACTTGTTTGAGTTGGATCAACATTGGAAGATGTATCACCATTATCAAGAGCACTTAGCGCAGTGTGATCAAAAAATTGAGGAGGTGTTACAAAGCCGCGTGCAAGTCACTGGTCAAGCCGAATTAGCCTACGATCAAAAAAAAAGCCGAGGCAAAAATGATCCGAGTTTTCAACTAGCTACCTACGCCTATCAATTAAGCGATGGGGTAGACTTGCTCCAAGTGGATGGGGTGGGTTTAAACCTGATTTTGACCTTGCTGTCCGAAGTAGGTTTGGATTTAACCCAATTCCCAAGTGCGAAACACTTTACATCCTGGCTCTGTCTTTGTCCCAATAAAAAGGTGAGCGGAGGTAAAGTACTCTCTTCCAGTACGCGCAAAAATAAGTCTCGATTACGCAAAGCATTTAAGCAAACGGCTATCGGAGTGTGCAGAAAGAAAGACTGCGTCTTGGCTCATTTCTATCGAAAAATGGCCGCTAAACATGGCAAAGGAACCGCTATTACCGCAACGGCCAGAAAGATAGCCGTCATTGTCTACCATATGCTTCAAAAAAAAGAGGCTTATCAACCACAACAATTGGAAGATTATCAACAAAAAGTACGTACTCAAAAAATCAAGCAAATTCAAAGAACCATTCGAAACCTCGAGGTTCATGAGCATGAACTCGTTTTTGCCTGA
- a CDS encoding GntP family permease has product MLTILFTLVALAFILVAITKYDIHPFLALFVGAIGFGLLVGMPTSLIIQSIKDGFGGVMGNIGILILLGVTIGVFLEKTGGAMVIAQKVLSWIGEKSVMLAMMLSGYILSIPIFGDSTFIMMNPICKSLSLKSKVPYAAVAIALALGATASHSLVPPTPGPIAAAGIIEANLGSVILWGLLVSSITLIPSYFFIKKFVMGIPLEPKFATDENVEKTGKQPSAFKAFLPIVFPLILIIFASIADYPTKPFGTGALAQTILFVGSPIIALLIGAFLSFFLPEKFDRKLLSSTGWIGDSLVLAAPVILITGAGGVFGKMLQNSGIGDLVSSSLSEAGWGIFLPYIIAFSLKTAQGSSTVAMITTASIIAPLLVTLGLDSEMMRIFTVLAIGSGAIAISHANDSFFWAVTQLTGLTIKQGNLSHSIGTLIMSATAILVIFGLTFLVG; this is encoded by the coding sequence ATGCTCACCATTCTTTTTACCCTTGTTGCACTCGCTTTTATTCTGGTGGCCATCACCAAATACGACATTCATCCTTTTTTAGCCTTGTTCGTCGGAGCGATCGGGTTTGGATTATTGGTTGGAATGCCCACGAGTCTGATCATCCAATCCATCAAGGACGGCTTTGGAGGCGTCATGGGCAATATTGGTATCCTCATCTTATTGGGGGTAACCATTGGGGTGTTTTTGGAAAAAACGGGTGGCGCCATGGTGATTGCGCAAAAGGTGCTGTCCTGGATTGGCGAAAAATCGGTGATGCTGGCCATGATGCTGAGTGGCTATATTTTGTCGATCCCCATTTTTGGGGATAGCACGTTCATCATGATGAACCCCATTTGTAAATCCCTTTCATTAAAAAGCAAGGTGCCCTATGCAGCAGTTGCCATTGCCCTGGCCCTTGGTGCTACCGCCAGCCACTCCTTGGTGCCACCTACGCCAGGACCGATCGCTGCGGCCGGGATTATTGAAGCCAATCTGGGGAGTGTCATATTATGGGGTTTATTGGTGAGTTCGATTACCCTGATCCCCAGCTACTTTTTCATCAAAAAGTTCGTGATGGGAATCCCCCTTGAGCCTAAATTTGCGACTGATGAAAATGTAGAAAAGACTGGCAAACAACCCTCGGCTTTCAAGGCATTTTTGCCCATCGTTTTTCCATTAATCCTCATCATTTTTGCCTCAATTGCCGATTATCCCACCAAACCATTCGGCACGGGCGCACTGGCCCAAACGATTTTATTTGTGGGTAGTCCGATCATCGCCTTGTTGATTGGCGCATTTTTGTCTTTCTTTTTGCCCGAAAAATTTGACCGCAAATTGCTTTCCTCTACGGGTTGGATTGGCGATTCGCTGGTGCTCGCTGCGCCAGTTATTCTCATTACCGGAGCAGGTGGTGTTTTTGGTAAAATGCTGCAAAATTCGGGCATTGGTGATCTGGTGAGCTCCAGTTTAAGTGAAGCGGGTTGGGGTATCTTTTTGCCCTACATCATTGCGTTTTCCCTAAAAACGGCGCAGGGTTCCTCTACGGTGGCCATGATCACTACGGCATCCATCATTGCGCCGTTGCTGGTTACGTTAGGCCTGGATTCAGAAATGATGCGGATTTTTACGGTACTGGCCATTGGTTCGGGTGCAATTGCCATTTCACACGCCAATGACAGCTTCTTTTGGGCGGTGACGCAATTGACGGGTTTGACGATCAAGCAGGGGAATTTGTCGCACAGCATCGGGACCTTGATCATGTCGGCGACGGCGATTTTGGTGATCTTTGGGTTGACGTTTTTGGTGGGGTAG
- a CDS encoding endonuclease/exonuclease/phosphatase family protein produces MSPNLKLVLLTLLFQLMMGVLPAQSLVTMTFNIRYNTTQDGENQWQKRKENLASMLPFYGVDICGMQEALVGQIKDVISAQPQYAYLGVGRDDGQEKGEFSPILYLKDKFEVLSSATFWLSETPNVPSKGWDANLNRIVTWAKFKDKKSKKVFYFFNTHYDHIGKVARRESSKLLLQKVKEIAGTTPAIITGDFNAVPSDEPITVLVEANNPDKLIDTEGLSLSPHFGPYSTFNGFTVMEQEGRHIDYIFIKNPGKLKVLKHATLTNTWAGRFASDHHAVLAVLGW; encoded by the coding sequence ATGTCACCTAACCTTAAATTGGTCCTTCTGACTTTGCTGTTTCAATTGATGATGGGTGTTCTTCCCGCACAATCACTCGTCACGATGACCTTCAACATCCGCTACAACACTACGCAAGACGGCGAAAACCAGTGGCAAAAACGCAAGGAAAATCTAGCCAGTATGTTGCCGTTTTACGGTGTAGACATCTGTGGCATGCAAGAGGCCTTGGTTGGTCAAATCAAGGACGTGATCAGTGCTCAGCCCCAGTATGCTTACCTGGGCGTAGGTCGTGACGATGGCCAGGAAAAAGGCGAATTTTCCCCCATTTTGTACCTTAAAGACAAATTTGAAGTACTCAGCAGTGCGACCTTTTGGTTGAGCGAAACGCCCAACGTACCGAGCAAAGGCTGGGATGCCAACCTGAATCGAATCGTGACCTGGGCGAAGTTCAAAGACAAAAAAAGCAAGAAGGTGTTTTATTTTTTCAATACCCATTATGACCACATTGGCAAAGTGGCTCGGCGGGAAAGTTCAAAACTATTGCTGCAAAAGGTCAAAGAAATTGCGGGCACCACTCCGGCCATCATCACTGGCGATTTTAACGCCGTACCCAGCGATGAGCCCATCACGGTTTTGGTGGAAGCCAACAACCCCGATAAACTCATCGATACCGAAGGGCTTAGCCTCTCGCCCCATTTTGGCCCTTACAGCACCTTCAATGGCTTTACGGTCATGGAGCAGGAGGGCAGACACATCGATTATATTTTTATCAAAAATCCGGGTAAGTTGAAAGTGCTCAAACATGCCACCTTGACCAATACCTGGGCGGGTAGGTTTGCTTCGGATCACCATGCGGTACTCGCGGTATTGGGGTGGTAG
- a CDS encoding gliding motility-associated C-terminal domain-containing protein: MFRPLFLTMLLLMIGQAVQAADYYWVEDAGNWSDLNHWATTSGGVAKHKVVPTVNDQVFFDANSGNSIRITIDVEHVYCRNMNWTGALGAPTLSGTAEKAIHVFGSLTFVANLKQEFRGDFFFEGDHVGSLITSAGRIFNRNIHLDGSGSWGLADSLFVLNTFYFVRGDFSTANQQVFTHSFLSREGNQRKLSLGKTYWTLRNLDPQNNARLEWAINPVNLVLDAVNSTIDFSNLSGSMMSGPDGPGLQYNVVLFSGGEAQLSNQSKQSQVFDTISCIGSLNSYGSNTTTVLKMLNFYQVFKINSNDTFTLAEWIVPKACYGRIEMSSTVLNGQAYLKTTQALNVERLSIRDIKRIGVGTTTANNSIDVGNNQGWIINQLGGRDLYWVGKGGSGSWYEQANWAAVSGGVGGECIPNDMDNVFFDVNSFDGPDQRVISRDQQAYCKNMSWTGVTNNPINFDMWILNAYGSVDLPENKVGGISELRLLSPDQNQTLRTRGYHIYNAILNGAGSWILQDTLSATNLYQRSGEFNSNGKPVTTETFFMLNDDSTTLKMGNSHWRITRNGSLASSLYSFFIGPKATVDAGTSLLEFTNTSPTYITYADVKFHHVLFSNAEGTSSLLSDYVAAGDKIPKVSTFNRMEMRNRGIILGENVIDSLIFTAGKTYDLDAAHAQTINKYFQAVGNPCDSIVLRSTQMGNKSQIKMDSGVVRANFLQMRDQQGVGSSRFFAGANSTNLNNSNENWVFGSPELDAGILGKDVVLCQNNSITLNAYTLNFNEKYRWSDGSTQATLPVSQIGTYHVAVTYKNGCALHDTVKVLAPSAFKLNLINDTTVCFGQSLILDADLNLHGVNYRWQDGSSNAQIKVTQAGTYKVVVDLSGCTTVVDSTKVRMINLSALNLGRDTSIGSAGSLLLDASKTGGRNYLWSDNSTAPTLRVNTADTFWVEVRDGECTARDTIVVKGCLPLNLSLGRDSILCAGASLDLHSNLDNAVYHWQDGSSNRSFKAATTGLYWLEATVNGCADRDSINLTVQPLPHFELGKDTVLCTGETLILRAISGVNQLRWSTGSTKETITVINSGIFWAKAVKDNCSFSDSITVTYKSIPTVALGQDTLVCDDRPHVLWASASKGAQLFWQDGSSRSSLSATAAGTYWVRAANDRCTSTDSLELSFRHCIVFKAYTPNAFTPNGNTNNDVFRPFINELVQVKGYELQVFDRWGGPVFRSTDLNTGWDGQIRGQQAPKGVYIYWFKIEYVDDRGAGNELVRGEITLFR, translated from the coding sequence ATGTTTAGGCCCCTATTTTTGACAATGTTGTTACTGATGATCGGTCAGGCGGTACAAGCTGCTGACTATTACTGGGTAGAAGATGCTGGCAATTGGTCAGACCTCAACCATTGGGCTACGACAAGCGGAGGTGTTGCGAAGCACAAGGTCGTTCCTACAGTTAATGATCAGGTTTTTTTTGATGCCAATTCGGGCAACAGTATCCGCATAACTATAGATGTGGAGCATGTTTACTGCCGCAACATGAATTGGACCGGAGCTTTAGGTGCCCCAACCTTGAGCGGCACGGCAGAAAAAGCAATACATGTATTCGGCTCCTTGACCTTTGTTGCCAATTTAAAACAAGAATTCCGAGGGGACTTTTTTTTTGAAGGTGACCATGTAGGCAGTCTCATTACTTCCGCAGGCCGTATCTTCAATCGGAATATACACCTTGATGGTTCAGGCTCCTGGGGCTTAGCCGACAGTCTTTTCGTATTGAATACCTTCTATTTTGTCCGGGGTGATTTTAGTACCGCCAATCAGCAGGTTTTTACCCATAGCTTTTTATCCCGGGAAGGAAATCAACGCAAGCTTTCATTGGGTAAAACCTATTGGACGCTACGCAACCTGGATCCACAAAACAATGCCAGGCTGGAATGGGCAATAAACCCCGTTAACCTGGTATTGGATGCGGTCAATTCAACCATTGATTTCAGCAATCTTTCGGGTTCAATGATGAGCGGGCCCGACGGTCCGGGTCTGCAATACAATGTGGTTTTATTCTCTGGAGGCGAGGCACAATTGAGCAATCAGTCCAAGCAGAGCCAGGTTTTTGATACGATCAGTTGTATCGGCTCTCTAAACAGTTATGGCAGCAATACCACCACTGTGTTGAAGATGCTCAATTTCTATCAGGTTTTTAAAATCAATTCAAATGATACCTTTACCCTGGCAGAATGGATTGTTCCCAAAGCGTGTTATGGCAGGATTGAAATGAGTAGTACGGTATTGAACGGGCAAGCATACCTCAAAACGACCCAAGCACTTAACGTGGAGCGTTTATCGATACGGGACATCAAACGCATTGGAGTGGGCACGACCACGGCCAATAATTCAATTGATGTGGGCAATAACCAGGGGTGGATCATCAACCAACTGGGTGGACGCGATCTTTATTGGGTGGGAAAAGGAGGTAGTGGCAGTTGGTACGAACAGGCCAATTGGGCGGCAGTCAGCGGTGGAGTGGGTGGAGAATGTATTCCCAATGATATGGACAATGTTTTTTTTGATGTCAATTCCTTTGATGGCCCCGACCAAAGAGTAATCAGCAGAGACCAACAGGCATATTGTAAAAACATGAGTTGGACGGGTGTTACCAACAATCCCATCAATTTTGACATGTGGATTTTAAATGCCTATGGGTCAGTTGACTTACCTGAAAATAAAGTTGGAGGAATATCCGAATTGAGGTTGCTCTCGCCCGATCAAAATCAAACTTTACGCACCCGTGGATACCACATCTACAATGCCATCCTAAATGGTGCAGGCTCCTGGATTTTACAGGATACGTTAAGCGCTACGAATTTGTACCAACGTTCCGGTGAATTTAATTCCAACGGAAAACCGGTCACGACGGAAACATTTTTTATGCTAAACGATGATTCTACAACCCTTAAAATGGGCAATAGCCATTGGCGTATTACCAGGAATGGTTCTTTAGCCTCCTCTCTTTATTCTTTTTTTATTGGGCCAAAAGCAACTGTTGATGCCGGTACTTCGCTATTGGAATTTACCAATACCTCGCCCACCTATATCACATATGCTGATGTAAAATTTCACCATGTTTTGTTTTCTAATGCAGAAGGTACTTCTTCCCTTCTGAGCGATTACGTGGCAGCTGGCGACAAGATTCCTAAAGTGAGTACTTTCAATCGAATGGAAATGCGCAACAGGGGGATTATTTTGGGTGAAAATGTGATTGATTCCCTAATCTTCACTGCGGGTAAAACGTATGATTTGGATGCTGCCCATGCTCAAACCATCAACAAGTATTTCCAGGCAGTTGGCAACCCCTGTGATTCCATTGTTCTGCGCTCCACACAAATGGGAAATAAGTCCCAGATCAAGATGGACAGTGGGGTAGTCCGGGCTAATTTTCTCCAAATGCGCGATCAACAGGGAGTAGGATCAAGCCGGTTTTTTGCTGGTGCCAACAGCACTAACCTCAACAACAGCAATGAAAATTGGGTTTTTGGCTCTCCTGAGCTTGATGCAGGCATTTTAGGCAAAGATGTGGTCTTGTGTCAAAACAATTCCATCACCCTGAATGCCTATACCTTGAATTTTAACGAAAAATACCGCTGGAGCGACGGTAGTACCCAGGCGACCCTCCCGGTCAGTCAGATTGGCACCTACCATGTTGCCGTAACGTACAAGAATGGCTGTGCGCTGCACGATACAGTCAAGGTATTAGCCCCCAGCGCATTTAAACTCAACCTGATCAATGACACTACCGTGTGTTTTGGTCAAAGCCTGATACTGGATGCCGATTTAAACCTGCATGGCGTAAATTACCGCTGGCAAGATGGATCCAGCAATGCACAAATCAAGGTCACTCAAGCGGGGACATACAAAGTTGTGGTAGACCTTTCAGGGTGCACTACCGTAGTGGATTCTACTAAGGTACGCATGATCAATCTAAGCGCCCTTAATTTGGGGCGTGACACCAGTATTGGCAGTGCTGGGTCTTTGCTGTTGGATGCTTCCAAAACGGGGGGGCGTAATTATTTATGGAGCGACAACAGTACAGCTCCAACTCTGCGCGTCAATACCGCAGATACGTTTTGGGTGGAAGTCCGTGATGGCGAGTGTACCGCTCGGGATACCATCGTAGTGAAGGGCTGCCTCCCGTTGAACTTGAGTTTGGGGCGAGACTCCATCTTATGTGCAGGGGCGAGTTTGGATTTGCACTCGAATCTGGACAACGCAGTTTACCACTGGCAAGATGGAAGTAGCAATAGGTCGTTTAAGGCCGCCACTACCGGATTATACTGGCTGGAAGCCACGGTCAACGGTTGCGCCGATCGCGACAGCATCAATCTCACTGTCCAGCCATTGCCGCATTTTGAGCTGGGTAAAGACACTGTTTTGTGCACAGGTGAAACCCTTATCCTGCGCGCCATCTCCGGGGTAAACCAGTTGCGTTGGAGCACTGGATCGACCAAGGAAACCATCACTGTGATCAATTCGGGTATTTTTTGGGCAAAAGCCGTTAAGGACAATTGCAGCTTTAGCGATTCCATCACGGTTACGTACAAATCCATTCCAACCGTAGCGCTGGGGCAGGATACCCTGGTTTGTGACGACAGACCCCACGTCTTGTGGGCAAGTGCCAGTAAGGGTGCTCAACTCTTTTGGCAGGACGGCAGCAGCCGCTCATCTTTGAGTGCAACTGCAGCGGGAACTTATTGGGTCAGGGCAGCGAACGACCGCTGTACCAGCACCGATTCGTTGGAACTGAGTTTCCGACACTGCATAGTGTTTAAAGCATATACGCCCAATGCTTTTACACCCAATGGCAACACCAACAACGATGTTTTCCGCCCCTTTATCAATGAACTCGTTCAGGTCAAAGGCTACGAGTTACAGGTATTTGACCGCTGGGGCGGGCCAGTATTCCGCTCTACGGATTTGAACACGGGTTGGGATGGACAGATACGGGGCCAGCAGGCACCCAAAGGGGTATACATTTATTGGTTCAAAATTGAATACGTGGATGACAGAGGAGCAGGAAATGAACTGGTTCGGGGCGAAATAACCTTGTTTCGATAA